In Desulfurococcaceae archaeon, one genomic interval encodes:
- a CDS encoding class I SAM-dependent methyltransferase — MGLIKPEIYDSLYRDEQFTKYECLFELGVEFKGTILDAGCGTALLYEYVESNRGETGAKYVCLDPDPEMLKIAGAKVRSPLIILIEGYAEELPFRNDAFDLIVSISTWGVLSRTPSMLKDLKSALRMGGVIVVTGHPKTYHVKPRDVDESFFYVGQCIDDFYMATR, encoded by the coding sequence ATGGGTCTCATCAAGCCGGAAATATATGATTCCCTATACAGAGACGAGCAGTTTACAAAATACGAGTGTCTATTTGAACTGGGAGTAGAATTCAAAGGAACGATACTAGACGCGGGGTGTGGAACGGCATTACTATACGAGTACGTTGAATCAAACCGCGGTGAAACCGGTGCAAAATACGTATGCCTAGATCCGGACCCAGAGATGTTGAAGATAGCGGGTGCTAAAGTAAGGTCACCATTAATTATCCTCATTGAAGGTTACGCCGAAGAGCTGCCCTTCCGTAACGATGCCTTCGACCTCATAGTCTCGATCTCCACATGGGGTGTTCTATCGAGAACACCTAGCATGTTGAAAGACCTGAAGAGTGCCCTGAGAATGGGAGGCGTAATTGTTGTTACCGGTCATCCAAAGACCTACCATGTAAAACCCCGTGATGTGGATGAGAGTTTCTTTTATGTGGGTCAATGTATTGATGACTTCTACATGGCTACCAGGTAG
- the nucS gene encoding endonuclease NucS yields MELKVLENPDLEVVASALKKAIMSKQLIVVLGECRVDYEGRAASRLEPGERLVIIKQDGAILVHRPTGYSPVNWQPPSPTIEVVYKPGIGLILHTLRDRPREYLTVVFTKILLLVVSRLRDVGEFTMYIDEKEMRDVLAKNPSLIEEGLRVLAVEKMVGGGYVDIYAVDGVGRHVLIELKRVTATREAVLQLYKYVESYRIEYGVVPRGILMAPAFSPTALETALKLGLECKHVDPKKLWELLKKGQRRKAALTDFQGRPPSNGSHQAGNI; encoded by the coding sequence ATGGAATTAAAAGTACTAGAAAACCCTGACCTAGAAGTCGTTGCATCGGCTCTTAAAAAAGCTATTATGAGTAAGCAATTGATAGTTGTTTTAGGCGAGTGCAGAGTGGACTATGAAGGTCGTGCAGCCTCGAGACTGGAACCTGGTGAGAGATTAGTTATTATTAAGCAAGATGGAGCTATACTAGTTCACAGACCCACGGGCTACTCGCCCGTCAACTGGCAACCTCCTTCACCTACCATAGAAGTGGTGTACAAGCCTGGTATAGGTTTAATACTTCATACCCTCAGGGATAGACCTAGAGAGTACTTGACAGTTGTATTCACAAAGATTCTGCTCCTGGTGGTGAGTCGACTCAGAGATGTAGGAGAGTTTACAATGTACATTGATGAGAAGGAAATGAGAGACGTGCTAGCCAAGAACCCGTCGCTAATAGAGGAAGGTTTGAGGGTTCTCGCGGTAGAGAAGATGGTGGGAGGCGGTTACGTAGACATATATGCCGTTGACGGGGTGGGTAGGCATGTTCTCATAGAATTGAAACGAGTAACGGCAACTAGAGAAGCTGTCCTGCAGCTTTACAAGTATGTAGAGTCTTATAGAATAGAGTACGGCGTTGTGCCACGCGGTATACTCATGGCACCCGCGTTTTCTCCCACAGCGCTTGAAACAGCTTTAAAGCTCGGACTAGAGTGTAAACACGTCGATCCGAAGAAGTTGTGGGAATTACTCAAAAAAGGTCAAAGGAGGAAAGCGGCTTTAACAGACTTCCAGGGGAGGCCGCCGAGCAATGGGTCTCATCAAGCCGGAAATATATGA
- a CDS encoding MBL fold metallo-hydrolase: MKVKFISFDSMGVRSMATLVETTGGTFFIDPGAALAPRRYGLPPHEEELEALERFLGEIRERTREVDYLVITHYHRDHYLYRNGEEEYYRGKLIYAKNPYAQINPSQRVRAYTLFKKMGVSFLAKRVLYADGSTFTVDGVRVEFSPPLPHGECGTKLGWVIAVTMMEDDYVFTHASDTQGCMCSESLNYLGRRMADLLVISGPPTYFSPRYEVPENTIKLVKSLKEGSTIVIDHHFLRDRNYIKHMERLKNLRKDVKVLTAAEYMGFEVRQLEAYRDALWGARKHEKR, from the coding sequence ATGAAGGTTAAGTTCATATCGTTTGATAGCATGGGAGTTAGGAGCATGGCTACGCTTGTTGAGACAACCGGTGGCACCTTTTTCATAGATCCTGGTGCGGCGCTCGCACCCCGCAGATACGGCCTTCCCCCGCACGAAGAGGAGCTTGAAGCGCTTGAACGCTTTCTCGGCGAAATACGCGAACGGACTCGCGAGGTAGATTACTTAGTCATAACACACTACCATAGAGATCATTACCTTTACAGGAATGGGGAAGAGGAGTACTATAGGGGTAAGCTGATATACGCTAAAAACCCTTATGCGCAGATAAATCCAAGCCAGAGGGTTAGGGCTTACACTCTTTTCAAGAAGATGGGAGTTAGCTTCTTAGCTAAACGTGTCCTGTACGCTGATGGTAGCACATTCACCGTAGATGGTGTAAGAGTGGAATTCTCTCCACCACTGCCGCACGGCGAATGCGGAACAAAGCTCGGTTGGGTTATAGCAGTGACGATGATGGAGGATGACTATGTATTTACGCATGCAAGTGATACGCAGGGCTGTATGTGTTCAGAGTCACTCAACTATCTCGGGAGGAGAATGGCTGATCTGCTGGTAATAAGCGGCCCGCCGACATATTTCAGCCCGCGCTATGAAGTACCGGAGAACACCATTAAGCTGGTGAAGAGCCTCAAAGAGGGCTCGACGATCGTAATAGATCACCACTTCCTCAGGGATCGCAACTACATAAAGCACATGGAGCGTTTAAAAAACCTGAGAAAGGACGTGAAGGTATTGACGGCCGCCGAGTACATGGGGTTCGAGGTCAGGCAACTAGAAGCTTACAGGGATGCTTTATGGGGTGCCAGAAAACACGAAAAAAGGTGA
- a CDS encoding cation diffusion facilitator family transporter, with translation MHPVALLFIINLTSAILKIISVTGTTATSVFVDMLNDVGDAVGLGLLLLGLSYERRKSDIVYPYGTRRALYVLSLITISIISGSIFTIALFKVVNVLRAHEGMVVSLQSIYAFMPAFLLNVGGLLVVYLSMRTGNSDPALEGGLLDSMSDVAGSALALSSLILASEFLDIVGSLVLSCVILISAISVGYRYFQVLIGKAPPRQVLRRVLERLLNMGEIRDVNVFNATMITEDEYMLALEVEVDKHLDVEDLERLSGKIEEEVKKIEPRFRHVIVEFVAEKHEPKTYKRLLHEIENSESL, from the coding sequence TTGCATCCGGTAGCCCTGCTCTTCATAATTAACTTGACGTCTGCCATCTTAAAGATCATCAGCGTAACGGGGACTACCGCTACCAGCGTATTTGTAGACATGTTAAATGATGTTGGCGACGCCGTTGGATTGGGATTACTACTTCTCGGCCTCAGCTACGAGAGAAGAAAAAGTGACATTGTATATCCATATGGCACGCGGCGGGCACTTTACGTTCTCTCTTTAATAACAATATCGATCATTAGCGGTTCAATATTTACGATAGCCTTATTCAAGGTAGTTAACGTACTAAGAGCACATGAAGGCATGGTGGTCTCATTGCAGTCCATTTACGCATTTATGCCTGCATTCCTACTGAACGTGGGGGGCTTATTAGTGGTATATCTAAGCATGAGAACGGGTAACAGCGATCCGGCACTTGAAGGTGGGTTGTTGGACTCCATGAGCGATGTAGCTGGTAGCGCGCTGGCATTAAGCTCGCTGATACTTGCAAGCGAGTTCCTTGATATTGTGGGTAGTTTGGTGCTGTCCTGCGTAATATTGATATCCGCGATTAGCGTTGGTTACAGGTACTTCCAAGTACTAATAGGTAAGGCACCGCCCAGACAGGTGTTAAGACGTGTACTAGAGCGCTTACTTAACATGGGTGAGATCAGAGATGTGAACGTGTTTAATGCTACGATGATCACCGAAGACGAATACATGCTCGCACTGGAGGTAGAAGTGGATAAGCACCTGGATGTAGAGGACTTAGAAAGGCTATCAGGTAAGATAGAGGAAGAAGTAAAGAAAATAGAGCCGAGATTTAGGCATGTAATAGTGGAATTTGTAGCTGAAAAACACGAACCGAAGACGTATAAGAGGCTACTGCACGAGATTGAAAACTCGGAGAGCTTGTGA
- a CDS encoding ribose ABC transporter permease, with translation MSIDLLWGIISAYATLHLIALGHSVFEKSGLLNLAIDGVFFLSTGVAVFVACSTGSPLVGSFASAVVASGIGLLLAYVMTVLPISHGAVGLSMMFIGYGLGIIFGYPVRMFVGGIATYAYTISAETYVTLLAATLLVSIVLHFLLKETKLGIMIVACGENPAVATALGVDVLKTRLLAAAIGFALIGFGSSLFPLLWQRYWDIRSYTLGLGWLAFTVALVAGRHPLVLIPVSLLFGGLYHSCILLTATLRIPVDVAKSIPFIAALAAMIIYSKTRIGKALLPPTSLGKVFYREERAI, from the coding sequence ATGTCAATAGACCTGCTCTGGGGAATTATATCAGCGTATGCAACGTTGCACTTAATTGCACTAGGTCATAGCGTATTTGAAAAGTCAGGTCTCTTAAACCTAGCTATAGATGGGGTTTTCTTCCTGTCAACCGGCGTAGCTGTATTCGTGGCGTGCAGTACAGGATCTCCACTAGTAGGCTCGTTCGCCTCGGCAGTCGTAGCTAGTGGTATAGGGCTTTTACTTGCATATGTCATGACGGTGTTGCCCATCAGCCACGGAGCTGTTGGCCTCTCAATGATGTTCATTGGTTACGGCTTAGGCATAATATTCGGCTACCCCGTGAGAATGTTCGTTGGCGGTATAGCGACGTATGCTTACACCATCAGCGCTGAAACATACGTAACGTTACTTGCGGCGACACTGCTCGTGAGCATTGTACTCCACTTTCTACTAAAAGAAACGAAACTGGGTATAATGATTGTGGCGTGCGGTGAGAACCCAGCTGTCGCAACAGCCCTTGGAGTCGACGTCTTGAAGACTAGGCTATTAGCGGCTGCTATAGGATTCGCGCTAATAGGTTTCGGGTCTTCACTGTTCCCACTACTCTGGCAGAGGTACTGGGATATCAGGAGCTACACGCTCGGCCTTGGCTGGCTAGCGTTTACCGTAGCGTTGGTTGCTGGAAGGCATCCCCTAGTGCTGATACCGGTGTCACTATTGTTTGGAGGGCTTTATCATAGTTGCATACTTCTCACGGCTACTCTCCGAATACCGGTGGACGTAGCTAAGTCCATACCTTTTATAGCGGCGCTTGCAGCCATGATAATTTACAGTAAGACGAGAATAGGTAAAGCCCTACTACCGCCAACGAGCCTGGGTAAGGTGTTTTACAGGGAAGAAAGAGCGATATAG
- a CDS encoding ABC transporter permease — protein MKFIILKRKKPLKGGKPIISLYSIVLGVILFSLILQATSKNFLDVLRVILMSFTSPSIVLDVLALTMLGYALLLSFKAATWNIGAEGQFFVAMIPLIYLLIVKYPEFPLPGLMVALATLLAGIMGASWAMLAGLIKAHTGVNEVPITLILNYVAYYIVNYLVYYPFRGRHVYGYTRTDELPKHYTLNVYLKLSSPTPESSPLYPVLRWAYDITYQLTYYVYWLVVAIATALVVWFILSKTTLGLRLRALGHNPDFLLASGINVKKYYVIALAASGFFVGITSAMYLLSYAKRLSYPIEAQTAGYGYLAILVAWLSLLELKYIPVMAYVVGALRNAGIALQITGLGGIEQSLLIIGTVLFSYSILSFLSEYEIKVMK, from the coding sequence TTGAAGTTTATAATCTTAAAGAGAAAAAAGCCTCTCAAAGGCGGAAAACCTATTATATCGCTCTATTCAATAGTGCTAGGTGTAATACTGTTCAGCTTAATACTGCAAGCAACAAGTAAGAACTTTCTAGACGTATTAAGAGTTATTTTAATGTCTTTCACGTCACCGAGCATAGTGCTAGACGTACTCGCATTAACGATGCTGGGTTATGCTTTGCTACTTTCGTTTAAGGCAGCTACTTGGAACATTGGTGCAGAAGGCCAGTTCTTCGTCGCGATGATACCTCTTATCTACTTACTAATAGTGAAGTACCCTGAATTTCCGTTACCAGGCCTAATGGTAGCCTTAGCCACCCTCTTAGCAGGTATTATGGGTGCATCATGGGCCATGTTAGCGGGGCTAATCAAGGCGCATACTGGTGTAAATGAGGTTCCCATAACGCTAATCCTCAACTACGTAGCTTACTACATAGTGAACTACCTCGTATACTACCCCTTCAGAGGACGACATGTATACGGCTACACTAGAACAGATGAGTTACCAAAACACTACACACTGAACGTATACCTTAAACTGAGCTCACCAACTCCCGAATCGAGCCCGCTATATCCTGTGCTGAGATGGGCTTACGACATTACATACCAGTTAACCTATTACGTTTACTGGTTAGTGGTAGCTATAGCGACGGCCCTGGTAGTGTGGTTTATACTGAGCAAAACAACCTTAGGGCTACGACTTAGGGCCCTGGGGCACAATCCAGACTTCCTCCTGGCAAGCGGCATTAACGTTAAAAAGTACTACGTCATTGCCTTAGCCGCTTCAGGCTTCTTCGTAGGCATAACCAGCGCGATGTACCTGCTCAGCTATGCTAAAAGGCTTTCATACCCGATCGAGGCGCAAACAGCCGGTTACGGCTACTTAGCAATACTTGTTGCTTGGCTGTCACTGCTGGAATTGAAGTATATCCCTGTAATGGCGTACGTGGTCGGAGCCTTAAGGAATGCTGGCATAGCGTTGCAAATAACCGGTTTAGGTGGTATTGAACAATCACTACTCATCATTGGGACAGTACTATTTTCTTACTCTATACTCAGCTTCCTATCCGAGTACGAAATCAAGGTGATGAAATAG
- a CDS encoding ATP-binding cassette domain-containing protein: protein MGAYSSPIISVRNISKSFPGGIKALYKVSLDVYPGEVLALLGENGSGKSTLIKILYGMYVPDEGKILINGREVKISAPRDAIKHGIVLISQIPQLIDNFTGAENILLSLREAGSFTTRKAFLERVKKITSELGIGVDLDLKVHTLTYTQRQLVEVIKAILLDARVLLVDEALTYLPESGRKEFYKFMLDFKSKGNSIILVTHKISEALEVADRLAILRRGVLVDVLSRNDATPEKVRLLMFGVGVNSAHSMVEERGEPAHSGKEVITVKELVVSGDYGEESVRGVTFNVRAGEVIGITGLTGNGQRELVESIMGLRKVLRGKIYIDGFDVTNKGSSTARSMGVGFIPDTPLRYGVALDMSILENTALVLSRNTLLLDLNAVKKTTLKIINDYNIATKNDEVPVKLLSGGNLMKVVIGRELEYAKKALVAYNPTRNLDEYTSSVVRKQIVRKAREEGLAVLYVSEDLDEVMQVSSTVYVMSSGILHGPFETRTVEKSVLEKFMVM from the coding sequence ATGGGTGCTTATAGCTCACCAATCATATCGGTAAGGAACATATCGAAGTCCTTTCCCGGGGGGATTAAGGCGCTCTACAAGGTCTCTCTCGATGTATATCCTGGGGAGGTGTTAGCTCTTTTAGGTGAAAATGGCTCTGGGAAGTCCACACTGATCAAGATACTGTATGGCATGTACGTTCCGGATGAAGGTAAAATCCTGATCAACGGCAGGGAAGTTAAAATAAGTGCTCCGAGAGACGCTATTAAGCACGGAATAGTACTGATCTCGCAAATTCCCCAGCTCATAGATAACTTCACTGGCGCCGAGAACATACTACTAAGTCTTAGAGAGGCGGGCTCGTTTACAACTAGGAAGGCCTTTCTTGAGCGCGTTAAAAAAATCACTAGCGAACTCGGTATTGGGGTAGACCTCGATCTAAAGGTTCATACGCTTACATATACGCAAAGACAGTTAGTTGAAGTTATAAAAGCCATATTACTCGATGCACGCGTATTGCTAGTAGACGAGGCGCTCACATACTTGCCTGAAAGTGGACGAAAAGAGTTCTACAAGTTCATGCTGGACTTTAAATCCAAGGGCAACAGCATTATCCTAGTAACGCACAAAATATCAGAAGCCCTAGAAGTAGCTGATAGGTTAGCCATCTTAAGACGCGGTGTTCTCGTAGACGTGTTATCGAGGAACGATGCAACACCTGAAAAAGTGCGCTTACTCATGTTCGGTGTGGGTGTAAACTCCGCCCACAGTATGGTAGAAGAGCGCGGTGAACCCGCCCATTCAGGCAAGGAAGTCATCACTGTAAAAGAGCTCGTGGTCTCCGGCGACTATGGCGAAGAGTCTGTGAGGGGTGTAACGTTTAATGTCAGGGCGGGAGAAGTTATCGGCATAACTGGGTTAACTGGAAATGGTCAGCGCGAGCTCGTAGAATCTATTATGGGGCTTCGAAAAGTCCTCCGCGGAAAGATATACATTGATGGCTTTGACGTAACAAACAAGGGTTCGAGTACTGCGAGAAGCATGGGTGTGGGTTTCATACCTGATACCCCGCTTAGGTACGGCGTCGCGCTAGACATGAGCATACTCGAGAATACCGCTCTAGTGTTGAGTAGGAATACGCTTTTATTGGACTTAAACGCGGTGAAGAAAACAACTCTAAAAATCATTAACGATTACAACATCGCCACTAAAAATGATGAGGTCCCCGTTAAGCTGCTTTCAGGCGGCAACCTAATGAAAGTCGTAATAGGCAGAGAACTGGAGTACGCGAAAAAAGCGCTCGTGGCATACAATCCAACAAGGAACCTGGACGAGTATACTAGCAGTGTTGTCAGAAAACAAATAGTAAGGAAAGCCCGTGAAGAAGGGCTCGCAGTCCTTTACGTCTCAGAGGACCTAGACGAGGTGATGCAGGTGAGTAGCACCGTATACGTAATGAGCTCCGGAATCTTGCATGGGCCTTTCGAAACCCGGACTGTAGAAAAGAGCGTTCTTGAAAAGTTCATGGTGATGTGA
- a CDS encoding BMP family ABC transporter substrate-binding protein, translated as MKKHALIAIVLVIAIVAAISGYYIGVLTKPPVVSEESPLPSTTPASPIQSTTPTPSSQPAWTPPERIRAAWIYVGPVGDMGWSYMHDIGRRVVEELFGDWLKTTYKESVTEAQLLSVIDELVAQGYNVIFTTSFEFMDMTIEAAKKYPDVMFFHCSGYKRAPNVGTYFADLYQVYYLNGLLAGALTKTDKIGYVAAHLIPEVVRHINAFAIGAKEVGEQLGKDIKVYVIEIGAWYDPARARQAAEVLHRQYGVDVLAFTEDSTAVVEYAKENGLYVFSHYGPMLKFGQDVVVSGQLVRWEYIYADILLKIRSGIYTPYNLENVDYWWLLSSGAVELGADINPDGSVVMINPMYEQVLSTVHVVDKLTGERVNVYDLVMKRYYQMRSGMLPTILDTSAIGHKYTNTSYISVNWAGKIGVVKYPVAQLFEPFTGPLEGYCLLPPERSYSSWCQSPGPGGTVKIPSGLMLGHADLWNMDWFVSWVVKVGG; from the coding sequence ATGAAGAAGCACGCTTTAATTGCTATAGTACTAGTCATCGCAATCGTCGCAGCAATATCCGGGTACTATATTGGAGTATTGACGAAGCCGCCCGTAGTGAGTGAAGAAAGCCCTCTACCGTCAACAACTCCCGCATCTCCTATACAGAGCACTACACCAACGCCGTCATCGCAACCGGCATGGACTCCCCCTGAGAGGATCAGGGCGGCGTGGATATATGTGGGGCCGGTCGGGGACATGGGCTGGAGCTACATGCATGATATTGGAAGGAGGGTGGTAGAGGAGCTGTTTGGAGATTGGCTTAAGACAACGTATAAAGAGAGCGTTACTGAGGCGCAACTTCTTAGCGTGATTGACGAGCTTGTAGCGCAAGGATACAACGTAATCTTCACGACATCCTTCGAGTTCATGGACATGACGATCGAGGCAGCTAAGAAGTACCCGGACGTAATGTTCTTCCACTGTTCCGGTTACAAGAGGGCGCCTAACGTGGGGACGTATTTTGCAGACCTCTACCAGGTTTACTACTTGAATGGGTTATTAGCAGGCGCGCTTACAAAGACCGATAAAATAGGCTACGTTGCGGCACATCTGATACCAGAAGTAGTTAGGCACATTAACGCGTTTGCCATTGGTGCAAAAGAGGTGGGTGAACAGCTCGGCAAGGACATTAAGGTGTACGTGATTGAAATAGGTGCATGGTACGACCCCGCTAGAGCTAGGCAGGCGGCAGAGGTTCTTCACAGACAGTATGGTGTAGACGTGCTAGCGTTTACGGAAGACTCAACGGCTGTGGTTGAATACGCGAAAGAGAATGGACTCTACGTCTTTAGCCATTATGGGCCCATGCTCAAGTTCGGTCAGGACGTGGTGGTGAGCGGGCAGCTCGTCAGATGGGAGTACATATACGCGGACATACTACTAAAGATCAGGAGCGGCATCTACACACCATACAACTTGGAGAACGTGGATTACTGGTGGCTTCTAAGCTCGGGTGCAGTTGAACTAGGAGCTGACATCAACCCTGACGGATCGGTAGTAATGATTAACCCGATGTACGAGCAGGTGCTCAGTACTGTCCACGTTGTAGACAAACTTACCGGTGAGCGCGTGAACGTTTATGACCTCGTCATGAAGAGGTACTACCAGATGAGATCGGGAATGTTGCCAACGATACTGGATACTAGTGCCATTGGACATAAATACACAAACACCTCGTACATCAGCGTTAACTGGGCCGGTAAGATAGGAGTGGTGAAGTACCCGGTAGCACAGCTCTTCGAGCCGTTTACTGGGCCCCTTGAAGGCTACTGTCTACTACCACCAGAGAGGTCTTATAGTTCGTGGTGCCAGAGCCCAGGACCAGGGGGGACCGTTAAAATACCTAGCGGCCTGATGCTAGGTCACGCCGATTTGTGGAACATGGATTGGTTTGTATCGTGGGTAGTTAAAGTGGGCGGCTAG
- a CDS encoding zinc-binding alcohol dehydrogenase family protein, translating into MLVLRTSKVWPVKAAVLYKNAEIFVEGLPRRSMELPLKEDPLTLTDLDTPAPSNNQVLVRVEACGVCYTDIDIIEGRIKCKLPIIPGHQVIGKVVEAPKTISRIAPGDRVGIAWIAWTCSNCDFCKRGLENLCVDFKATGCHIDGGYAEYTTAYLDYVYRAPVNVNSVKLAPLMCAGAVGYRALRLTNMSNGLRLGLFGFGASAHIIIQVVRRLYPDAEIYVFSRSSEHRELARRLGADWTGHPQEDPPARLDRAIDFTPVGETVKRALELLNRGGRLVINVIRKQTPVNLVYENHLWEEKEIKSVANVTRRDIEELLRLAAEVPIDIHVEEYELEGVNIALRNLKSARIKGSAVLRIS; encoded by the coding sequence GTGTTAGTGCTTAGAACATCTAAGGTGTGGCCCGTGAAGGCGGCGGTCCTCTATAAAAACGCGGAGATCTTCGTTGAAGGCTTACCTCGTAGATCCATGGAGCTTCCACTAAAAGAAGACCCTCTTACACTTACAGACCTCGACACCCCCGCTCCGAGTAATAACCAGGTACTTGTACGCGTAGAAGCCTGTGGTGTCTGCTACACAGACATAGATATTATTGAAGGTAGGATTAAGTGCAAACTGCCCATAATACCTGGACACCAAGTTATCGGTAAAGTCGTAGAAGCCCCGAAAACTATTAGTAGGATCGCACCGGGGGATAGAGTTGGTATTGCTTGGATTGCTTGGACGTGTAGTAACTGCGATTTCTGCAAGAGGGGCTTAGAGAACCTCTGCGTGGACTTTAAGGCCACGGGGTGCCACATCGATGGCGGCTACGCGGAATACACCACGGCTTACTTAGACTATGTATACCGGGCTCCGGTGAACGTTAACTCCGTTAAGCTCGCGCCATTAATGTGCGCTGGCGCAGTTGGATACCGTGCACTTAGGTTAACTAACATGTCTAACGGTCTTAGACTAGGCTTGTTCGGTTTCGGCGCATCTGCTCACATAATAATACAGGTCGTTAGGAGGCTGTACCCAGACGCCGAGATATACGTCTTCAGCAGGAGCTCCGAGCACAGAGAGCTGGCTAGAAGGCTTGGAGCGGATTGGACAGGCCACCCGCAAGAAGACCCTCCTGCGAGGTTAGACAGGGCAATAGACTTCACACCCGTGGGAGAGACCGTTAAACGCGCTCTTGAACTACTGAACAGAGGTGGAAGACTCGTTATAAATGTTATTAGGAAGCAGACGCCTGTAAATCTCGTTTACGAAAACCACTTATGGGAAGAGAAGGAGATCAAGAGCGTTGCAAATGTTACAAGACGAGATATAGAGGAGTTACTGCGACTGGCGGCTGAAGTACCCATAGATATCCACGTAGAGGAGTATGAGCTTGAAGGGGTCAACATCGCGCTGAGAAACTTAAAGTCGGCGAGGATCAAGGGATCGGCTGTACTACGAATAAGCTAA
- a CDS encoding RNA methyltransferase, whose translation MSTRKPMLVIEHCEPDLSPWLILEYRHASLIYGRDHVIFTNVPERYHKLLARYGKVRRESVIALVSNGEMKLEEIIVLDPRAETPLTYQDLATAKYVIVGGILGDHPPRGRTHQYITSRLPHSVKSRNIGNGQYSIDGATYYIDYLWRNKDLARFKYVDGIYIETDQGYVYLPYRYPLVNSRPLIANGLEYYLKYRKMRDDIWKEITSR comes from the coding sequence ATGTCGACGCGTAAACCCATGCTAGTTATCGAGCACTGCGAGCCGGATTTAAGTCCATGGCTTATTCTAGAATACAGACACGCTTCGCTGATATATGGCCGCGACCACGTAATATTCACTAACGTACCTGAAAGGTACCACAAGCTATTGGCTAGGTACGGTAAAGTAAGGCGCGAAAGCGTAATTGCCCTTGTCAGCAATGGCGAGATGAAGCTCGAGGAAATCATAGTGCTGGACCCAAGAGCTGAAACGCCCTTAACCTACCAGGACCTGGCAACGGCGAAGTACGTAATAGTTGGCGGCATACTGGGTGATCATCCGCCGCGTGGAAGGACGCATCAGTACATAACAAGTAGACTACCACATAGCGTGAAATCGCGCAATATCGGTAACGGGCAATACAGCATAGATGGGGCAACGTACTACATTGATTACTTATGGAGGAACAAAGACTTAGCACGCTTCAAATACGTTGATGGCATTTACATCGAAACCGATCAGGGGTATGTGTACCTGCCGTACCGGTATCCTCTCGTCAACAGCAGACCGCTAATAGCAAACGGCTTAGAGTACTATCTAAAATACCGCAAGATGAGGGATGATATATGGAAGGAGATAACGTCTCGGTAG
- a CDS encoding HAD-IA family hydrolase: MIKAVSLDLWGTIIENEKGPLESYTLMKLEALRYSLSKYRSIEIDDLLRTYMKIMRYKDTIPPRLFARILALLQGFEPSNPVTEEAVRAYEEAVYAYKPKVMEGAQILLEYVKKRGLKVVVVSNTSFSAKAIAKILENSGLLQYIDYIVSSADTEVVKPNPRIFYAALKAVNVEPSEAVHLGDSCVRDVIGAYLAGIKPILLARSEEAIELCRQIPELRVVKSLEEVVKVLEEASSLRTR; encoded by the coding sequence GTGATAAAAGCGGTCTCGCTGGACCTCTGGGGCACGATAATAGAGAATGAGAAGGGGCCCTTAGAATCTTACACGCTGATGAAGCTCGAGGCACTTAGATACTCACTAAGTAAATATAGGTCTATCGAAATAGATGACCTTCTGCGCACATATATGAAAATCATGCGTTACAAAGACACAATACCGCCCCGGCTCTTTGCCCGCATACTAGCACTACTACAGGGGTTTGAACCAAGTAACCCGGTTACGGAAGAAGCCGTAAGGGCTTACGAGGAAGCTGTATATGCCTATAAACCAAAAGTGATGGAGGGCGCTCAAATACTACTCGAATACGTTAAAAAACGGGGTTTAAAGGTCGTTGTAGTCTCGAACACGTCATTCTCAGCTAAAGCAATCGCGAAGATTCTGGAAAACTCCGGTTTACTACAATACATTGACTACATAGTCTCTTCAGCGGACACCGAGGTGGTGAAGCCTAATCCAAGAATATTTTACGCCGCGCTTAAAGCTGTAAACGTAGAGCCAAGCGAAGCCGTTCACTTAGGGGATTCCTGCGTTAGAGATGTCATTGGAGCGTATCTTGCTGGAATAAAGCCGATACTTCTCGCAAGGAGCGAAGAGGCCATAGAGTTATGCCGTCAAATACCCGAATTGAGGGTTGTTAAAAGCCTAGAAGAGGTGGTGAAAGTACTCGAAGAAGCGAGTAGTCTACGGACCAGGTAA